Proteins from a genomic interval of Chitinophagales bacterium:
- a CDS encoding VWA domain-containing protein yields MKKPLLLCLFLTAVLFSCDTDFKEDFTVDSIGNVGILEDTGGENYDAIVENPFVLTTEESTSTFSIDADGGAYANVRRYLNDGILPPPNAVRTEELINYFEYDYPEPTLEDPHPLAIVTEVGACPWTPAHKLIKIGIKGKNIPTENLPPANMVFLIDVSGSMSASNKLPLLKEGFKLLAEELRAEDNVAIVTYAGKAGVALPSTSGSQKSKIIKAIDELGAGGSTAGSEGILTAYEIAEENFVVGGNNRVLLASDGDFNVGITSKEDLIKLIEEQREKGIFLTTLGFGSGNLNDANMEQLANNGNGTYEYIDDISQARKVFVEEFGKLYTVAKDVKVQIDFDPILVKKYRLIGYENRVLDNQDFEDDKKDAGELGSNQTVTAFYEVELIPRTSYLGIVPLNVRFRYKLPDSDVSELMVIKAIDYEKEWEEGSENYRFAASVASFSLLLRDSQYKGETSYDRILEWASDATNYDPNGYRFDFLDLIEKAKKL; encoded by the coding sequence ATGAAAAAACCATTACTTCTTTGCTTATTTCTTACTGCTGTATTATTTAGCTGCGACACCGATTTCAAAGAAGATTTTACAGTAGATTCCATTGGAAACGTTGGCATATTGGAAGATACAGGAGGTGAAAACTATGACGCAATAGTTGAAAATCCTTTTGTACTTACAACAGAAGAAAGCACTTCTACCTTTTCGATAGATGCTGATGGAGGAGCGTATGCCAATGTTCGCCGTTATTTGAATGATGGTATTTTACCTCCTCCCAATGCGGTGAGAACCGAAGAATTGATCAACTATTTTGAATACGACTATCCAGAACCCACTTTGGAGGATCCACATCCATTGGCAATAGTGACCGAAGTAGGAGCCTGTCCGTGGACACCTGCTCACAAACTAATCAAGATTGGAATCAAGGGCAAAAATATTCCAACCGAAAATTTACCTCCTGCCAATATGGTTTTTCTGATTGATGTATCTGGTTCAATGAGTGCCTCTAATAAACTTCCTCTGCTGAAAGAAGGCTTCAAACTGTTGGCAGAAGAACTGCGAGCAGAAGACAATGTAGCCATTGTGACCTATGCTGGTAAAGCAGGTGTTGCGCTACCTTCAACAAGTGGTTCACAAAAATCAAAAATCATCAAAGCCATTGACGAATTGGGTGCTGGCGGAAGTACGGCTGGTTCAGAAGGTATTTTGACTGCTTACGAAATAGCAGAGGAAAACTTTGTAGTTGGCGGCAACAATCGGGTTCTTTTAGCTTCAGATGGTGACTTCAATGTGGGTATTACCAGCAAAGAGGACTTAATCAAACTGATTGAAGAACAACGTGAAAAAGGAATATTTTTAACCACACTTGGATTTGGTTCTGGCAATTTGAACGATGCAAACATGGAACAACTTGCCAATAACGGAAACGGAACTTATGAATATATTGACGACATTAGCCAAGCCCGAAAAGTATTTGTGGAAGAATTTGGCAAACTTTATACGGTGGCGAAAGATGTGAAGGTGCAGATAGATTTTGACCCAATTTTGGTGAAAAAATATAGGCTGATTGGCTACGAAAATCGAGTTTTGGACAACCAGGATTTTGAAGACGACAAAAAAGATGCGGGAGAATTGGGTTCCAATCAAACCGTTACCGCTTTTTATGAAGTCGAATTGATACCAAGAACCTCTTACCTCGGAATTGTGCCTCTCAATGTTCGATTCCGCTACAAATTGCCCGATAGTGATGTCAGTGAGTTGATGGTAATCAAAGCAATTGACTACGAAAAAGAATGGGAAGAAGGTTCTGAAAATTATCGTTTTGCAGCTTCAGTTGCCTCCTTCAGTTTACTCCTCAGAGATTCTCAATACAAAGGAGAAACATCTTATGACCGAATACTTGAATGGGCGAGTGATGCTACCAATTATGACCCCAACGGTTATAGATTCGATTTTTTAGACTTGATAGAAAAAGCCAAAAAGCTATAA
- a CDS encoding L,D-transpeptidase family protein, giving the protein MASLFSLQRKLLFLLLIGLSFTDNFAQSFENSQLQYTRVRTAKNDKEYKLRQKFEARGLPYPPTEVYFRAFKKEGVLEIWVKGWDGRFKKFDDYTSCASSGDLGPKRRQGDEQVPEGFYYINKFNPQSNYYLSLGIDYPNQADRINSHSGNLGGSIYIHGSCKTIGCIPLTNEGIKEVYLLAVKAKNSGQGNIPIHIFPFKFNNILYAQKEKDKRSYDYPLLRFWENLKQGYDYFENNKVVPRVSVNSDGSYAFY; this is encoded by the coding sequence ATGGCATCTTTATTCTCCCTTCAACGTAAATTATTGTTTTTGTTGCTAATAGGTTTGTCTTTTACTGACAACTTTGCACAGAGTTTTGAAAATAGCCAGTTGCAATACACTCGTGTACGCACTGCAAAAAATGATAAAGAATATAAACTAAGACAAAAATTTGAAGCCCGTGGATTGCCCTACCCTCCTACAGAAGTGTATTTCAGAGCCTTCAAAAAAGAAGGAGTCCTAGAAATATGGGTAAAAGGTTGGGACGGCAGATTCAAGAAGTTTGACGACTATACTTCATGTGCATCTTCGGGTGATTTGGGGCCTAAACGTCGTCAAGGGGACGAGCAGGTTCCAGAAGGGTTTTATTACATTAATAAATTCAATCCACAAAGCAATTATTACCTTTCCTTGGGTATTGACTACCCAAATCAAGCAGACCGAATCAACAGTCACAGCGGTAATTTGGGGGGAAGTATTTACATACATGGTAGCTGCAAAACAATAGGCTGCATTCCCCTAACTAATGAAGGCATCAAAGAAGTATATCTACTGGCGGTGAAGGCCAAAAATAGTGGTCAGGGCAACATCCCCATTCACATATTTCCCTTCAAATTCAACAATATCTTGTATGCTCAAAAGGAAAAAGACAAACGTTCTTATGATTATCCGCTCCTCCGCTTTTGGGAAAACTTGAAGCAGGGTTATGATTATTTTGAAAACAACAAAGTCGTTCCACGGGTATCAGTAAACTCAGATGGAAGTTATGCTTTTTATTAG
- a CDS encoding CotH kinase family protein translates to MMKKLSFLLLTFLLLSPLTFAQNFYGLDKIQDVHVIFPVKSWDSVLDSLKLSQEGASLSAAININGEMIKSAAIIYRGSSSFNSDRIKNPFNIDLNQADDEANYQGYKTLKLANAIADPSFLREVMSYSIAGKYMDVPQANYAKLSINEVSLGLYVNIEAVNKAFLKKHFAGDSEVLFKADPNWEAETMEGCLKTSGASLEYLGEDVACYQTNYQLKSGDESAWKSLIQLTKTLKEGKPNEIEKYLDVDAALWYLAMNNVLVNLSSYLGKLEHNYYLYQKDNGQFVPILWDLDRSFGSFKNTGEGASLDLAGLQQLDPMLHAKNEHKPLISSLLNHPRYQKMYIAHLKTILEENFLNDAYLTQIRDLHELVKEEVSADVNKYFSFNDFISNMENSVYTSSEESVLGIVELMAARTQFLKKHSELLKVAPTIEVAKHSFTRTKTPEDVWIIAQAQKAENVVVYYRYNTEDVFQATELFDDGKNNDAKKGDGIFAVSLKKAKDGEKLEYYIYAENAGAASFSPARAAKETYVAE, encoded by the coding sequence ATGATGAAGAAATTAAGTTTTTTACTCTTAACTTTTCTGCTGTTATCTCCCCTCACTTTTGCCCAAAATTTTTATGGGCTGGACAAAATTCAGGATGTGCATGTCATCTTTCCAGTCAAAAGTTGGGACAGCGTATTAGACTCTCTCAAACTGAGTCAAGAAGGAGCTTCTCTCAGTGCAGCCATCAATATCAATGGTGAAATGATTAAAAGTGCTGCCATTATCTATCGAGGGAGCAGTTCTTTCAATTCTGATAGAATTAAGAATCCTTTCAATATTGACCTCAATCAAGCGGATGATGAAGCCAACTATCAGGGTTACAAAACATTGAAGCTCGCCAATGCCATTGCAGACCCCAGTTTTTTGAGGGAAGTCATGAGCTATTCTATTGCAGGAAAATACATGGATGTACCGCAGGCCAACTATGCAAAATTGAGCATCAATGAGGTTTCCTTGGGACTTTATGTCAATATTGAAGCTGTGAATAAAGCATTTTTGAAAAAACATTTTGCAGGTGACAGTGAGGTTCTTTTCAAAGCAGACCCAAATTGGGAAGCTGAAACTATGGAGGGATGCTTGAAAACTTCTGGTGCATCCTTAGAGTATTTGGGAGAAGATGTGGCTTGCTACCAAACCAATTACCAACTAAAATCGGGTGATGAAAGTGCTTGGAAATCTTTGATTCAACTGACGAAAACATTGAAGGAAGGAAAACCAAATGAAATCGAAAAATATTTGGATGTAGATGCTGCTTTGTGGTATTTGGCAATGAACAATGTACTGGTCAATTTGAGTAGTTATCTTGGCAAATTGGAACACAATTATTATTTGTATCAAAAAGACAATGGTCAGTTTGTGCCTATTTTATGGGATTTGGATCGTTCATTCGGTAGCTTCAAAAACACAGGAGAAGGTGCATCGCTTGATTTAGCGGGATTGCAGCAATTAGACCCGATGCTTCATGCCAAAAATGAGCACAAACCATTGATTAGTTCATTATTGAACCATCCTCGTTACCAAAAAATGTATATAGCGCATCTAAAAACCATTTTAGAGGAAAACTTTTTGAATGATGCTTATTTGACCCAAATCAGAGATTTACACGAGTTGGTTAAGGAAGAAGTAAGTGCAGACGTTAACAAATATTTTTCCTTCAATGACTTTATAAGTAATATGGAAAACTCAGTATATACTTCTTCAGAAGAAAGCGTATTGGGAATTGTAGAATTGATGGCTGCTCGTACACAGTTTCTCAAAAAACATTCAGAACTTCTTAAAGTTGCTCCAACAATTGAAGTGGCCAAACATTCATTTACACGCACCAAAACTCCAGAGGATGTTTGGATTATTGCACAAGCCCAAAAGGCGGAAAATGTGGTGGTATATTATCGTTACAATACCGAAGATGTTTTTCAAGCAACGGAATTATTCGATGATGGTAAAAATAACGATGCCAAAAAAGGAGATGGTATTTTTGCAGTGAGTTTGAAGAAAGCCAAAGATGGCGAAAAATTAGAGTATTACATCTATGCAGAAAATGCTGGGGCTGCTTCTTTTTCTCCTGCAAGGGCTGCAAAAGAAACATATGTGGCGGAGTAA
- a CDS encoding peptidase M61 encodes MKHPFLLIVLLLVYCNVFGDVNNTSSENGYKFSLNLNEVENDELMVSLIAPTIQEKVITYYIPKIIPGTYSISDFGRFVHKFKAFEKNGKQLKVKRLNDNSWQIKKANKIHKITYWVEDTFDADMGDNQIYPMSGTNIEDKKNMVINTHGFFGYFEGMKNLPYELSVTHPENFYGSTGLIPKEVSKDKDVYLVEDYMRLADSPMMYNEPDTTIVKVADTEVLVSVYSPTKIIESGYLAEGIKELLMAQKEYLGGELPVKKYAFIMYFVEPFNAAPIQGALEHSYSSFYYLPEYPQTLVMPFIRDIAAHEFFHIVSPLNIHSEEIQYFDYNTAKLSKHLWLYEGNTEYFASNVQVKYGLIEPEAYFDVLRSKIINSQNNYDDHLPFTEMSKYCADKYADQYQNVYEKGALISMSLDLLLLNLSEGEYGMQDLIADLSKKYGKDKPFKDDELFDEIVEMTYPEVKDFFERYVAGPESLPLEKSFAYAGVSYKPEANYNDYSFGNVTLSFNPETERLLVDDTENMNALGKQLGYMKGDEIVKMNGQEVPKSDGIREFIYSFKEGLEEGKEFSITVLRPNEDGESEEVVLKGNAMKVERTALHEIKFMETPSSRQMKVRNAWLRAFVTPMDAPAYRATSEEVGSIEGITAALYNVISGPAGQRNWSRLKALCKPTAQFNALVPTQEGDKIYQTLSLEEYIGKADPFFLESGFYEVETGQVVEEFNGIAQVFSSYETRTEQDGEPFTKGINSIQLVYDQGRWWIVNILWGTATDEHKIPKKYLKSGK; translated from the coding sequence ATGAAACACCCATTTTTATTGATTGTCTTGTTATTAGTTTATTGCAATGTATTTGGAGATGTAAACAATACCTCCTCCGAAAATGGCTATAAATTTTCTTTAAACTTGAACGAGGTCGAAAATGACGAACTTATGGTAAGCCTTATTGCGCCTACTATCCAAGAAAAAGTCATTACTTATTATATCCCAAAAATCATTCCCGGAACCTATAGTATCTCTGACTTTGGGCGTTTTGTTCATAAATTCAAGGCTTTTGAAAAGAATGGCAAACAATTGAAAGTGAAACGTCTCAATGACAATAGCTGGCAAATAAAAAAAGCCAATAAAATACACAAAATTACGTATTGGGTAGAGGATACTTTTGATGCCGATATGGGCGACAATCAGATTTATCCAATGTCAGGAACGAATATCGAAGATAAGAAAAACATGGTAATAAATACCCACGGTTTCTTTGGCTATTTTGAAGGAATGAAAAATTTGCCGTATGAATTGAGTGTTACCCATCCCGAAAATTTCTATGGCAGCACAGGATTGATTCCAAAAGAGGTATCCAAAGATAAAGATGTATATTTGGTAGAAGATTATATGCGTTTGGCAGATTCACCGATGATGTACAACGAACCTGATACAACGATTGTAAAAGTAGCGGATACCGAAGTTTTGGTGTCGGTCTATTCTCCTACAAAAATAATCGAGTCTGGCTATTTAGCAGAAGGAATCAAAGAATTATTGATGGCACAAAAAGAGTATTTGGGAGGCGAACTACCTGTAAAAAAATATGCTTTCATTATGTATTTTGTCGAGCCTTTCAATGCAGCACCTATTCAAGGGGCTTTGGAACATTCGTACTCTTCATTTTATTACCTCCCCGAATACCCTCAAACTCTGGTTATGCCTTTCATCAGGGATATTGCAGCCCATGAGTTCTTCCATATTGTGAGTCCACTCAATATCCATTCAGAAGAAATTCAATACTTTGACTACAATACAGCAAAACTTTCCAAACACCTCTGGTTATATGAAGGTAATACCGAATATTTTGCCAGCAATGTTCAAGTAAAATATGGTTTGATAGAACCAGAAGCATACTTTGATGTCCTTCGTAGTAAAATTATCAATTCCCAAAACAACTACGATGACCACCTTCCTTTCACCGAAATGAGCAAGTATTGTGCAGACAAATACGCTGATCAATACCAAAATGTGTATGAGAAAGGCGCACTTATCAGTATGTCGCTCGACCTACTTTTGTTGAATCTATCTGAAGGCGAATATGGTATGCAAGATTTGATTGCAGATTTGTCGAAAAAATATGGGAAGGACAAACCTTTCAAAGACGATGAACTTTTTGACGAAATTGTAGAAATGACTTACCCAGAAGTAAAAGACTTTTTTGAGCGGTATGTGGCAGGTCCTGAATCACTTCCTTTAGAAAAATCGTTTGCCTATGCAGGGGTTAGTTACAAACCCGAAGCAAATTACAATGACTATTCTTTTGGCAATGTGACCTTGAGTTTCAACCCAGAAACCGAGCGTTTGTTGGTAGATGACACCGAAAATATGAACGCATTGGGCAAACAATTGGGCTATATGAAAGGAGATGAAATTGTGAAAATGAATGGACAAGAGGTGCCTAAGTCAGACGGTATTCGAGAGTTTATTTATTCCTTCAAAGAAGGATTAGAAGAAGGCAAAGAATTTTCTATTACTGTTTTGCGTCCAAACGAGGATGGTGAATCAGAAGAAGTAGTACTGAAAGGAAATGCCATGAAAGTGGAGCGCACTGCTCTACACGAAATTAAGTTTATGGAGACACCTAGTTCTCGGCAAATGAAAGTCAGAAATGCGTGGTTAAGAGCTTTTGTCACCCCAATGGATGCGCCTGCTTACCGTGCGACTTCAGAAGAAGTTGGCTCTATTGAAGGAATTACTGCCGCTTTATACAATGTGATTTCAGGCCCTGCTGGTCAGCGCAATTGGAGCAGATTGAAGGCACTTTGCAAACCTACCGCACAGTTCAATGCACTTGTTCCAACACAAGAAGGCGATAAAATTTACCAAACCCTTTCATTGGAAGAATACATTGGAAAAGCTGATCCTTTTTTCTTAGAATCAGGTTTTTATGAGGTAGAAACAGGGCAAGTCGTGGAAGAATTCAATGGCATAGCTCAGGTGTTTAGTAGCTACGAAACCCGTACAGAACAGGATGGAGAACCTTTTACAAAGGGTATCAACAGCATTCAATTGGTCTATGATCAAGGTCGTTGGTGGATCGTCAATATTTTGTGGGGAACAGCTACGGATGAACACAAAATCCCAAAGAAATATTTGAAGAGTGGGAAATAA
- a CDS encoding ornithine cyclodeaminase family protein gives MKYLNSEHLRQSISPLEVIAAVEKAMVLYETTNYFMPQRPHFDRNGNTLLLMPCFTASSFGTKLVSIFPNNTHHNLPAIQGLMILNDAKTGEPLAILDAGTLTALRTAAIGAVSIKYLAKKEVQSLGIIGTGRQGIEQAVFTSKVRPIRDIWLYNRSVEQLQKAESKLRKLLPNSKIHIAENTIQLLQNVKIVITSTNSENPVLPNDAELLKEKHYIGIGSYKPNMREFPQALFSLLKEIYTDTTYALQECGDLATPIAENWLQKEQVKRLGQVIEGKTIVAEASTTCYKSVGMALFDVMVAEQIYQKACEMGVGQDLI, from the coding sequence ATGAAATACCTCAATTCGGAACACCTTCGCCAATCTATTTCTCCACTTGAAGTCATTGCAGCTGTAGAAAAAGCGATGGTTTTGTATGAAACAACAAACTATTTCATGCCGCAACGCCCTCATTTTGATAGAAATGGAAATACACTTTTGTTGATGCCTTGTTTTACAGCAAGTAGTTTCGGCACTAAGTTGGTCAGCATTTTTCCGAACAATACACACCACAATTTACCTGCGATTCAAGGCCTGATGATTTTGAATGATGCAAAAACTGGAGAACCTTTGGCCATATTGGATGCAGGAACATTGACGGCTTTGAGGACAGCAGCTATTGGTGCGGTCAGTATCAAATATTTGGCGAAAAAGGAGGTGCAAAGTTTGGGAATCATCGGAACGGGAAGGCAAGGAATCGAACAAGCGGTTTTTACTTCAAAGGTGCGGCCTATTCGAGATATTTGGTTGTACAACCGTTCTGTTGAGCAACTTCAAAAAGCGGAGTCAAAGCTTCGAAAATTGCTGCCCAACAGCAAAATTCATATTGCAGAAAACACTATTCAACTACTTCAAAATGTGAAAATTGTAATCACTTCCACCAATTCTGAAAATCCTGTATTACCAAATGATGCGGAGTTATTGAAGGAGAAACATTATATCGGGATTGGTTCTTACAAACCCAATATGCGGGAATTTCCCCAAGCACTTTTTTCGCTTTTGAAAGAGATTTATACCGATACCACATATGCATTGCAGGAATGTGGAGATTTGGCAACACCTATTGCAGAAAATTGGCTGCAAAAGGAACAAGTGAAAAGGTTGGGTCAGGTGATTGAAGGAAAAACCATAGTTGCAGAAGCTTCAACGACTTGCTATAAATCGGTGGGCATGGCACTGTTTGATGTGATGGTTGCAGAACAAATTTACCAAAAGGCGTGCGAAATGGGAGTGGGGCAGGATTTGATTTGA